CGGTACGGGCTGCCCCCACTGGGACCGGACGAATCCTTCGCCGAGATCACCTACGTCAGCGCGGCCCGGTGAGCACAAGGTCGCGGTCCGACGCCGACAGCTGGGACCTGGCGTCGAGTGTGGGCGCCACGGCCACCATGGTCGCGGCGGCGCGCGCGCTTGCGTCCGCGGATCCCGATCCGCTGATCGATGATCCGTACGCCGCTGCCCTGGTGCGCGCGGTCGGCATCGACTTCTTCACCAGGCTCGTCGACGGCACGCTGGACTCCGGTGACGATCGCAGCGCCACGGCGGTCCGACTCATGGTCGACGCCATGGCGGTGCGCACCCGATTCTTCGACGACTTCTTCCTCGACGCCGGACGGGCCGGGATCCGGCAGGCCGTCATCCTGGCAGCCGGACTGGACTCGCGGCCGTACCGGCTGGCCTGGGCGCCCGGCACCGTCGTCTACGAGATCGACCAACCGAAGGTCATGGCGGCCAAGGCGGCCGCCATGTCCGAGTTGGGCGCGACACCGGCCACCGCGCATCATGCGGTAGGCGTCGACCTGCGCGATGACTGGCCCAAGGCCCTGTGTGACAGCGGTTTCGACCCGACCTCCCCTGCCGCGTTCAGCGCCGAGGGCCTGCTCATGTACCTGCCTCCGGAGGCCCAGGACCGGTTGTTCGACGACATCACCGCGTTGTCGGCCGCCGGCAGCCGCATCGCCACCGAGTTCCACGGCGGCGACTTCGGTGCGAGCATGGCCGAGCGCACGCAGGGTCTGACCGGGGCGTGGCAGGCCGACGGCTTCGACCTCGACCTGGGGACACTGATGTATCACGGGGAACGCAGCAACGTCGTGGACTACCTGCTTGACCGAGGGTGGCAGGTGCACACCCGCGACCGCGCTGACGTCTACCGCGACTACGGAAAGCAGTTCCCGAGCGACGAGATGATCGCGCCACTGCGAAATTCGGTGGCAGTGACAGCGATCCGAGACCAGGAGAAGTGATGACCCGCACCGACGACGACACCTGGGATCTGGCCTCCAGCGTGGGCGCCACCGCGACCTCGGTCGCCGCCTCCCGAGCCTTCGCCACCCGGCAGGCCGACCCGCTGATCACCGACCCCTACGCGCACCTGCTGGTCAAGGCCGTCGGCATTCCGCACTTCAACCGCGTCGCCGACGGCGAGATCGACTTCGACACCGATCCGCTGTTCGACAGCCAGACCATGTGCGAGCAGATCGCGGTGCGCACCCGGTTCTTCGACGACTTCCTCACCAGTGCGACGCAGGCCGACGACGGACCCGGCATCCGGCAGGTGGTGATCCTGGCCTCGGGCTTGGACACCCGCGCCTACCGGCTGCAATGGCCCGCGGGCACCGTGGTCTTCGAGATCGACCAGCCGACCGTCATCGACTTCAAGACCCGCGTTCTCGCCGATGCGGGCGCCACACCGGCCGCCGAGCGCCGCACCGTCGGCGTCGACCTGCGCCACGACTGGCCGCAGGCGTTGCGCGACGCGGGGTTCGCCCCGGACCGCCCGACGGCCTGGATCGCCGAGGGGCTGCTGATCTATCTGCCGCCGGACGCCCAGGACCGGTTGCTCGACGACATCTCGGCACTCTCGGCGCCCGGAAGTCGGCTGGCCACCGAGCACATGGACTCCCGCGCACTCAACGGCGACTGGGCCAAGGCGCTGACCGAACGCGCCCGCAGGCACGGCAGCGACATCAGGCTCGACGAACTGTTCTACACCGGCGAGCGCACCTCGGCCGCCGACCATCTGACCGCCCACGGCTGGCGCACCACCATCGAAACGACCCGCGAGGTCTACCGCGCCAACGGGTTCAACCCGCCTGCCGACGAACTGCTCGGCATGATTGGCGATTCCGGCTATCTCACGGCGACACTGGAGCGCTCATGACTCGCACGCCCGACGACTCCTGGGACCTGGCCTCCAGCGTCGGGGCCACCGCCACGATGGTGGCCGCGGCGCGCGCGCTGGCCAGCGCGGCACCCGATGCGCTGATCCACGACCCGTTCGCCGCTCCCCTGGTGCGTGCGGTCGGCATCGAGTTCTTCACGCGCATGCTCGACGGAGACCTGGACCTCTCCGCGTTCCCGAATGGATCGCCGGAGCGCGTCCAGGCGCTGATCGACTCCATGGCCGTGCGCACGAGGTTCTTCGACGACTGCTGCACCGCGGCCGCCGCGGCCGGCGTGCGCCAGTTCGTCATCCTGGCCTCTGGCCTGGACTCGCGGGCCTATCGCCTCGACTGGCCGGACGGCACGGTGGTCTACGAGATCGACCAACCCGACGTGGTCGAGTTCAAGTCCCGCGCACTGGCCAACCTCGGTGCGCAACCCACCGCCGACCGCCGCACGGTGGCGATCGACCTGCGCGACGACTGGCCGTCGGCGTTGCGGGACGCGGGCTTCGACGCAGGCGTCCCGACGGCGTGGCTGGCCGAGGGCCTGCTGATCTACCTCCCGGCTGAGGCCCAGGATCGGCTGTTCGACCAGATCACCGAGCTGTCCGTGCCGGGAAGCGCGGTCGCAACCGAGTACGCGCCGGGCATCATGGACTTCGACGCCGAGAAGGCACGCGAGATGTCGGAATCACTGCGCACGCAGGGCCTCGACCTCGACATGTCCTCACTGGTCTACGCCGGGCAGCGCAGCCACGTCATGGAATACCTCGGCAGCCTGCGCTGGCACGTGACGGGAGTCCCGCGCAACGACCTGCTCACCCAGGCCGGCCGGCCGCTGCCCCCAGTCGACGACAACGACGCGCTCGGCGAGATCGTCTACGTCAGCGCGCAGTTGAGCTAGCCCCGGTCAGAATCGGCTGTTCCCCAGCCACACAGCGTTCGCCCCGGTCAGCTGGCGCTGCGCCGAGTCCACGCCCGCGGCCAGACCACGCACCACCAGCGCCGTGGCCGCCTCCGGCAGCGACGCAGCGCGCTGCGAGGACGGCTTGGGACGCAGCATCTCCCGCATCGACGACCCCGGGAAGCTGACAACCTTGACCTTGACGTCGGGGTCCAGGCCGGCCAGCACCTTGGCCCGGCGGACCGCGGTGCGCAGTCCGCCCAACTCGTCGACCAGCCCGTGCTCGTGCGCGTCGGCGCCCGTCCAGACCCGTCCGCGGGCCACCTCGTGCACAGCCTCGACGGTCAGTCCGCGGCCCTCGGCGACCCGTTCGACGAAGTCGGCGTAGAGCAGATCCGTCTCGGCCTCCACGCGCGCGCGCTGCTGGTCGGTGAACGGCGCGTTGGTCGACCAGGCATCGGCGTTCTCGTTGGTGCGCACGGCGTCGAAGCCGACGCCCAACCGGCCCTTGAGGTCTCGCGCGATGAGCTTCCCGGTGATCACCCCGATGGACCCGGTGATCGTGCCGGGGTTGGCGACGATCTCATCGGCGGACATCGAAACGTAGTAGCCCCCTGAGGCGGCGACGGAACCCATCGACGCCACAACGGGCTTGCCGGCCTCGCGGGCCCGGACCACCTCACGCCAGATGGTCTCCGAACCGCTCACCGAGCCGCCGGGGCTGTCGACCCGCAGGACGATGGCCGCGACCCGGTCGTCGGCGACGGCC
The DNA window shown above is from Mycolicibacterium confluentis and carries:
- a CDS encoding SAM-dependent methyltransferase produces the protein MVAAARALASADPDPLIDDPYAAALVRAVGIDFFTRLVDGTLDSGDDRSATAVRLMVDAMAVRTRFFDDFFLDAGRAGIRQAVILAAGLDSRPYRLAWAPGTVVYEIDQPKVMAAKAAAMSELGATPATAHHAVGVDLRDDWPKALCDSGFDPTSPAAFSAEGLLMYLPPEAQDRLFDDITALSAAGSRIATEFHGGDFGASMAERTQGLTGAWQADGFDLDLGTLMYHGERSNVVDYLLDRGWQVHTRDRADVYRDYGKQFPSDEMIAPLRNSVAVTAIRDQEK
- a CDS encoding class I SAM-dependent methyltransferase, with translation MTRTDDDTWDLASSVGATATSVAASRAFATRQADPLITDPYAHLLVKAVGIPHFNRVADGEIDFDTDPLFDSQTMCEQIAVRTRFFDDFLTSATQADDGPGIRQVVILASGLDTRAYRLQWPAGTVVFEIDQPTVIDFKTRVLADAGATPAAERRTVGVDLRHDWPQALRDAGFAPDRPTAWIAEGLLIYLPPDAQDRLLDDISALSAPGSRLATEHMDSRALNGDWAKALTERARRHGSDIRLDELFYTGERTSAADHLTAHGWRTTIETTREVYRANGFNPPADELLGMIGDSGYLTATLERS
- a CDS encoding SAM-dependent methyltransferase — its product is MTRTPDDSWDLASSVGATATMVAAARALASAAPDALIHDPFAAPLVRAVGIEFFTRMLDGDLDLSAFPNGSPERVQALIDSMAVRTRFFDDCCTAAAAAGVRQFVILASGLDSRAYRLDWPDGTVVYEIDQPDVVEFKSRALANLGAQPTADRRTVAIDLRDDWPSALRDAGFDAGVPTAWLAEGLLIYLPAEAQDRLFDQITELSVPGSAVATEYAPGIMDFDAEKAREMSESLRTQGLDLDMSSLVYAGQRSHVMEYLGSLRWHVTGVPRNDLLTQAGRPLPPVDDNDALGEIVYVSAQLS